A portion of the Calothrix sp. 336/3 genome contains these proteins:
- a CDS encoding ATP-binding protein has product MNSLSASDKLLQGIAVAMNQMLTVEDFHQSIQAALNTLGQATEVDRIYIFENHPHPGTGKNVMSQRWEWVAEGIVPEIDNPDLQNLCYEAFFPRWYELLSRQKSVVGKIADFPTSERMVLEPQGILSILVVPIFIRDRFWGFVGFDDCHLERDWDETAQIVLMAIAGSIGGAIAQRQAEFYLKQLNETLEERVQQRTIELQHSIEIADAANRAKSDFLANMSHELRSPLNAIMGFAQIMTRSQTLGREHQENVGIIYRSGEHLLTLINNILDLSKIEAGKTTLNGKNFDFHQLLDDIHDMFQIKAEEKNLQLIMDYQPEMIRYMRTDEVKLRQVLINLINNAIKFTQNGGIILRVSHQKNIISSHLNLEAFQENTYTLKFEIEDSGRGIAPEELGNLFEAFSQTATGKQAQEGTGLGLSISRQFVRLMGGDIQVKSQVNKGTTFFFDIQVTEVDANQIETQQPTRRVIAVAANQPTYRLLIVDDKPLNRQLLIKLLSPLGFQLQEANNGQEAINIWEKWKPHLIWMDMRMPVMDGYEATQKIKGTTQGQATVIIALTASVLEEEKAVVLSAGCDDFLRKPFREEEIFQAMHKHLGVNFIYEDLTVITTSEMSQKEILTAEAIAQLPPQLLEQLQEAVITSNLDLIAQVVQEISIHNVSLSQAIDSCLHNFEYEKVLHLIGKIKI; this is encoded by the coding sequence ATGAATTCCCTTTCTGCAAGTGATAAGCTCCTCCAAGGAATTGCCGTGGCAATGAATCAAATGTTGACAGTTGAGGACTTTCATCAGTCAATTCAAGCAGCATTAAATACCTTGGGTCAAGCAACGGAAGTTGATCGCATCTACATCTTTGAAAATCACCCCCACCCAGGAACAGGAAAAAATGTGATGAGTCAGCGTTGGGAATGGGTGGCTGAAGGAATAGTTCCGGAAATTGATAATCCAGATCTGCAAAACCTTTGCTATGAGGCTTTTTTCCCCAGATGGTATGAATTACTATCTCGGCAAAAATCAGTTGTAGGTAAAATTGCTGATTTTCCTACTAGTGAGCGGATGGTGCTAGAACCCCAGGGAATTTTATCAATTTTGGTGGTACCAATCTTTATTCGCGATCGCTTTTGGGGATTTGTTGGTTTTGATGATTGTCATCTGGAGCGGGATTGGGATGAGACAGCACAAATTGTATTGATGGCGATCGCTGGTAGTATTGGTGGTGCAATTGCCCAAAGACAAGCAGAGTTCTACCTCAAGCAACTCAATGAGACTCTCGAAGAGCGGGTACAACAACGTACCATAGAACTACAGCATTCCATCGAGATTGCAGATGCTGCCAATCGTGCCAAAAGTGATTTTTTGGCGAATATGAGTCATGAGTTACGCTCTCCTCTCAATGCGATTATGGGTTTTGCTCAAATTATGACTCGCTCTCAAACTCTGGGGAGGGAACATCAAGAGAATGTTGGTATTATTTATCGTAGTGGCGAACATCTTTTAACCCTAATTAATAATATCCTCGACCTCTCGAAAATTGAAGCTGGTAAAACTACTCTCAACGGCAAAAACTTTGACTTCCACCAGTTGCTAGATGATATTCATGATATGTTCCAAATCAAAGCTGAAGAAAAAAATCTCCAGTTGATTATGGACTACCAACCTGAGATGATACGCTATATGCGTACCGATGAAGTTAAATTACGCCAAGTATTGATTAATCTCATTAATAACGCCATCAAATTTACTCAAAATGGTGGTATTATTCTGAGAGTTTCTCATCAAAAAAATATTATTTCTTCCCACCTAAACCTAGAAGCATTTCAGGAAAATACTTACACTTTAAAATTTGAAATTGAAGACTCGGGCAGGGGAATTGCTCCAGAAGAATTAGGGAACCTTTTTGAAGCTTTTAGCCAAACAGCAACGGGAAAACAAGCACAGGAAGGAACTGGACTAGGATTATCTATTAGTCGTCAATTTGTTCGTCTCATGGGAGGAGATATTCAAGTTAAAAGTCAGGTCAACAAAGGTACAACATTTTTCTTTGATATTCAAGTCACAGAAGTTGATGCTAATCAAATTGAGACGCAACAACCCACTCGGCGTGTAATTGCTGTAGCTGCCAATCAACCAACTTATCGCCTGCTGATAGTTGATGATAAACCCTTGAATCGTCAACTATTAATTAAGTTGCTTTCTCCTCTGGGATTTCAACTTCAAGAAGCAAATAATGGGCAAGAAGCGATTAATATTTGGGAAAAGTGGAAACCCCACTTGATTTGGATGGATATGCGAATGCCTGTCATGGATGGTTACGAAGCTACTCAAAAAATTAAAGGCACCACACAAGGACAAGCAACTGTAATTATTGCCCTTACAGCTAGCGTATTGGAAGAAGAAAAAGCTGTGGTACTTTCTGCGGGATGCGATGATTTTTTGAGAAAACCTTTCCGCGAGGAAGAAATTTTTCAGGCAATGCATAAACATCTGGGTGTGAATTTTATTTACGAAGACTTGACAGTAATTACAACTTCTGAAATGTCCCAAAAAGAAATTTTAACTGCCGAGGCGATCGCCCAACTTCCACCCCAGCTATTAGAGCAACTCCAAGAAGCGGTGATTACTTCTAATCTGGATTTAATTGCTCAGGTAGTTCAAGAAATTTCAATCCATAACGTTTCTCTGTCTCAGGCAATTGACTCTTGTTTACACAACTTTGAATATGAAAAAGTTTTGCATCTAATTGGTAAAATTAAAATATGA
- a CDS encoding helix-turn-helix transcriptional regulator: MSKAPSQQNSPELLAPVAEYFKVLSETSRLQILSCLRTGAMNVTEMGEATGLGQPNLSKHLKVLTQAGLISRQQKGVSVYYAISDPVIFSLCELVCDRIGEQIQKRAKEFEQIKALGTLSK, from the coding sequence ATGTCAAAGGCTCCTTCTCAACAAAATTCTCCAGAACTTCTTGCTCCTGTTGCAGAGTATTTCAAGGTACTTTCTGAAACCAGTCGCTTACAGATTTTGAGTTGTCTGAGAACGGGTGCAATGAATGTGACTGAAATGGGTGAAGCAACGGGTTTAGGACAGCCAAATCTCTCAAAACATTTAAAAGTGTTGACTCAAGCAGGTTTGATATCCCGTCAGCAAAAGGGAGTTAGCGTCTACTATGCTATTAGTGACCCTGTGATTTTCAGTTTATGTGAATTAGTTTGCGATCGTATTGGGGAGCAAATACAAAAGCGGGCTAAAGAATTTGAACAAATCAAAGCTTTAGGTACCCTATCAAAATAA
- a CDS encoding NFACT family protein, which yields MQTFDYTTLTAVCSDLRNHWIPSRLEQVYQRDRFTISIALRTLQGRDWLEISWHPQAARIHIGDPPPRVPDTFTFSQQLFHQLGSLALVEVKAIAPWERAIDLQFAKRPGETPLYHLYVEIMGKYSNVILTDANNTIITVAHQVNERQSSVRPILTGQRYETPPTMTGTAPSLTETQERWQERVSLVPGAIKRQILKSYRGASPAIAQSLLQAAQLDLEITTDALTSSDWQNLFIYWQKWLKVIEEENFHPAENSTGYTVLGWDTTTKVSNIQELLNHYYTNQLNYQKFSQLKQQLQQKLNNLLEKLQQKAQTFTERLQQSDKADEYRQKADLLMAYLHTWEPGMTEMILADFATGEPVKITLEPDKNAVLNAQTLYKQHQKLKRARTAVEPLLAEVNLELTYLEQVEAAISQMENYQTTEDLQTLAEIREELIQQRYLEDPEYRNRNPSETSINFHRYQTPNGFEVLIGRNNRQNDQLTFRVAGDYDLWFHAQEIPGSHVLLRLKPGSVADDTDLNFTANIAAYYSRARHSEQVPVVYTQPKHVYKPKGAKPGLAIYKQERILWGQPQLVKGKG from the coding sequence GTGCAAACATTTGATTATACCACTCTCACGGCGGTTTGTAGCGACCTCCGCAATCACTGGATACCTTCGCGTTTAGAACAAGTTTATCAGCGCGATCGCTTCACCATATCTATCGCATTACGCACTCTCCAAGGTCGGGATTGGCTAGAAATATCTTGGCATCCCCAAGCAGCAAGAATCCATATTGGTGATCCACCTCCAAGAGTTCCCGACACCTTTACCTTCAGTCAACAATTATTTCACCAGTTGGGCAGTTTAGCCCTAGTCGAAGTTAAGGCGATCGCCCCCTGGGAAAGAGCCATCGATTTACAATTTGCCAAGCGTCCGGGAGAAACTCCTCTCTATCACCTCTACGTAGAAATCATGGGCAAATATAGTAATGTCATCCTCACCGATGCCAACAATACAATTATCACCGTTGCCCACCAAGTCAACGAGAGACAATCCAGCGTCCGTCCCATCCTCACCGGACAACGTTACGAGACACCCCCCACCATGACTGGTACCGCTCCCAGTTTGACCGAAACGCAAGAACGTTGGCAAGAAAGAGTTAGCCTTGTTCCTGGGGCAATCAAACGTCAGATATTAAAAAGTTATCGTGGTGCTTCTCCGGCGATCGCCCAATCTTTGTTACAAGCGGCACAACTAGACCTAGAAATTACCACGGATGCTCTCACTAGCTCTGACTGGCAAAACCTATTTATCTACTGGCAAAAATGGCTGAAAGTCATTGAGGAGGAAAACTTCCACCCGGCTGAAAATAGTACAGGTTATACTGTCCTTGGCTGGGACACAACCACAAAAGTCAGCAATATTCAAGAACTGCTCAATCATTACTATACCAACCAACTCAACTATCAAAAGTTCAGCCAACTCAAGCAACAATTACAACAAAAGCTGAATAATCTCCTCGAAAAGCTCCAGCAAAAAGCTCAAACCTTTACAGAACGCTTACAGCAATCAGATAAAGCAGATGAATATCGGCAAAAAGCTGATTTATTAATGGCATATCTGCATACATGGGAACCGGGAATGACAGAAATGATTCTCGCAGATTTTGCCACCGGTGAACCAGTAAAAATTACTCTAGAGCCAGATAAAAATGCTGTCCTCAACGCACAAACCCTCTACAAACAACACCAAAAGCTCAAACGTGCGCGTACCGCAGTTGAACCCCTACTCGCAGAGGTAAACCTGGAACTTACCTACCTCGAACAAGTGGAAGCAGCAATTTCCCAAATGGAAAACTACCAAACCACTGAAGACTTACAAACCCTCGCAGAAATTCGTGAGGAATTAATTCAACAACGTTATTTAGAAGACCCAGAATACCGCAACCGCAACCCTTCAGAGACAAGTATTAACTTTCACCGCTACCAAACACCCAATGGATTTGAAGTTCTCATCGGTCGAAATAATCGCCAAAATGACCAATTAACCTTCCGAGTTGCGGGAGACTATGACCTATGGTTTCATGCTCAAGAAATTCCCGGTAGTCATGTCTTACTACGTTTAAAACCAGGTTCTGTTGCCGACGATACAGATTTAAATTTTACCGCAAATATTGCCGCCTACTATAGCCGCGCCCGTCACAGCGAACAAGTACCCGTTGTTTACACCCAACCAAAACACGTCTATAAACCTAAGGGTGCAAAACCAGGTTTGGCAATTTACAAACAGGAACGGATTTTGTGGGGACAACCACAGTTAGTCAAGGGAAAGGGGTAA
- a CDS encoding ATP-binding protein, producing MNFINNGNTPIEIVVIDDTPANLHLLTNLLKENGYLVRPFPSGKLGIVGIQHAAPALILLDIQMPNMNGYEVCQQLKANETTRDIPVIFISALDEILDKVKAFTVGGVDYITKPFQTEEVLARISTHLDLSRLQKLLKQENYLQAQQLAEQNRQLQKINRLLEKTNEELIQSTRLKDEFLATMSHELRTPLNAILGMTESLQEEIFGEINEKQFQALATVERSGNHLLELINDILDVSKIVSGQIELNYTNTAIIPLCQQSLEFIQPQASKKSIHLESKVPVDLPNFRMDERRIRQVLINLLNNAVKFTPEGGAITLEVIYPITIQQQNYLQIFVKDTGMGIAAEDIKRVFEPFIQLDSNLNRKYEGTGLGLTLVKRIVELHGGEVSLTSELGVGSCFAIALP from the coding sequence ATGAATTTTATTAATAATGGAAATACTCCAATTGAAATTGTTGTTATCGACGACACCCCCGCCAACCTACATTTACTAACCAATCTGTTAAAAGAAAATGGTTATCTAGTCCGACCATTTCCCAGTGGAAAGCTAGGAATAGTAGGGATTCAACATGCGGCTCCGGCTTTAATTTTGCTAGATATTCAAATGCCCAATATGAACGGCTATGAAGTCTGTCAACAGTTGAAAGCAAATGAAACAACTCGTGATATTCCAGTTATATTTATCAGTGCTTTAGATGAAATACTAGATAAAGTCAAAGCTTTTACGGTAGGTGGAGTAGACTATATAACTAAACCCTTCCAAACAGAAGAAGTTTTAGCTCGGATTTCAACTCATTTAGATCTTAGTCGCTTACAAAAACTTTTAAAACAAGAAAATTATCTACAAGCACAACAATTAGCAGAACAAAATCGCCAACTCCAGAAAATCAACCGATTGTTAGAAAAGACTAATGAAGAACTAATTCAAAGTACCCGTCTTAAGGACGAGTTTCTTGCTACCATGAGTCACGAATTGCGTACACCATTAAATGCAATTTTAGGGATGACGGAATCATTGCAGGAGGAAATTTTTGGAGAAATTAACGAAAAACAATTTCAAGCCCTGGCTACAGTCGAGCGTAGTGGAAACCATCTACTCGAATTGATTAACGATATTCTTGATGTCTCTAAAATTGTATCAGGACAGATTGAATTAAACTACACCAACACCGCAATTATACCCCTGTGTCAACAAAGTCTTGAATTTATTCAACCTCAAGCTAGCAAAAAATCAATTCATTTAGAAAGTAAAGTTCCTGTAGATTTGCCAAATTTCCGCATGGATGAACGACGAATTCGCCAAGTATTAATTAATCTCCTGAATAATGCAGTGAAATTTACCCCCGAAGGAGGAGCTATTACTTTAGAAGTCATTTATCCAATCACAATTCAGCAACAAAATTATCTCCAAATTTTTGTCAAAGATACAGGAATGGGTATCGCGGCTGAAGATATTAAGAGAGTATTTGAGCCTTTCATTCAACTCGATAGTAATCTTAATCGCAAGTATGAAGGTACGGGGTTAGGGCTAACTTTAGTTAAACGCATTGTAGAATTGCATGGGGGAGAAGTTTCCTTAACCAGCGAGTTGGGGGTAGGTAGTTGTTTTGCGATCGCCCTACCCTAG